A single window of Candidatus Neomarinimicrobiota bacterium DNA harbors:
- a CDS encoding ergothioneine biosynthesis protein EgtB produces the protein MNIRTKDTLFGDLEKVRSETLELVEQIPESFLFNPPKPFMGPIIWDLAHIAKFEEIWILKNAAGLDEKSILPDDDYNAIKTPRKIREELTLPSFTESLEYMSYTRKKVFDFLDSATLDGDDRLLKNGYVFDLAIQHEYQHQETILQSLALFDSPPFECPKPKPQNETALVERMLLIPAGDFVLGTDNPHFAYDNELPAHETYLDEFLMDSTPVTNERYLNFIESDGYNREEFWSEKGMKWKSEENAESPLYWYMENGTWFRRVFDKVMKIPPREPVIHVSYFEAEAFANFEGKRLPTEQEWEKACCWNPDSGETYSYPWGEEEPDNDKANIGKERWCPAPVGSYENSTSPSGCHQMLGDVYEWTSSSFLPYDGFEAFPYEEYSAVNFGEEYKVLRGASWATSTKVARASFRNWDYPQRRQLFSGFRCAMDSDKT, from the coding sequence TTGAACATTAGAACTAAAGACACTCTGTTCGGTGATCTGGAAAAAGTAAGAAGTGAGACTCTTGAGTTAGTGGAGCAAATACCCGAGAGTTTTCTCTTTAACCCGCCAAAACCGTTTATGGGCCCAATCATCTGGGACCTGGCGCATATTGCCAAATTTGAAGAAATATGGATATTGAAAAATGCCGCAGGCTTGGATGAAAAAAGTATTCTGCCAGATGATGATTACAACGCCATAAAAACTCCGAGAAAGATCAGAGAAGAGCTGACACTGCCATCGTTTACAGAATCTCTGGAGTATATGTCTTATACCAGAAAAAAAGTATTCGATTTTCTTGACAGCGCGACGCTTGACGGTGATGATAGATTGCTCAAGAATGGCTATGTCTTCGACTTGGCGATTCAGCACGAATATCAGCATCAGGAGACTATCTTGCAATCGCTTGCGCTGTTCGATTCGCCGCCTTTTGAATGTCCCAAGCCTAAGCCACAGAACGAAACAGCATTGGTAGAAAGAATGCTGTTGATTCCGGCGGGTGATTTCGTTTTGGGGACGGATAATCCTCATTTCGCTTACGATAATGAACTTCCGGCTCATGAAACTTATTTAGATGAATTTCTTATGGATTCCACGCCCGTAACGAACGAACGGTATCTGAATTTTATTGAAAGCGACGGTTACAACCGGGAGGAATTCTGGTCGGAGAAAGGTATGAAATGGAAATCTGAAGAGAATGCCGAATCTCCATTATACTGGTATATGGAAAACGGGACATGGTTCAGGAGAGTATTCGATAAAGTAATGAAAATTCCCCCGAGGGAACCTGTAATTCACGTGTCCTACTTCGAAGCTGAAGCGTTTGCCAATTTCGAGGGGAAGAGACTTCCCACAGAACAGGAGTGGGAAAAAGCCTGCTGTTGGAATCCGGATTCCGGCGAAACATATTCTTACCCCTGGGGAGAAGAGGAGCCTGACAACGATAAAGCAAATATCGGTAAAGAAAGATGGTGTCCTGCTCCCGTAGGCAGCTATGAAAATTCAACCTCTCCGTCAGGATGTCATCAAATGTTAGGCGATGTGTACGAATGGACGTCATCTTCGTTTCTTCCTTACGATGGATTTGAAGCATTTCCGTATGAAGAGTATTCGGCAGTTAATTTTGGAGAAGAATATAAGGTACTCAGGGGAGCGTCATGGGCTACTTCGACAAAAGTGGCAAGAGCATCATTCAGAAATTGGGATTATCCCCAGCGGAGGCAGCTGTTTTCAGGATTCAGATGCGCTATGGATTCGGATAAAACTTGA
- a CDS encoding 2,3,4,5-tetrahydropyridine-2,6-dicarboxylate N-succinyltransferase, whose protein sequence is MTGDLREKIEHLSKLKSSDYPQDAIDTFIEFRDLLGQGKIRAAEPINGEWKVNIWVKKGILLGFSLGKLIDYSLNKSFRYFDKDTYPLKNISVDDEIRIVPGGTSIREGAYVAKGVVIMPPAYVNVGAYVDEDTMIDSHALVGSCAQVGMNVHISAATQVGGVLEPVGSLPVIIEDNVLLGGNTGIYEGTIVRSGAVIASGTILTSGTKIYDLVNENVISLNAEGIIEIPKNAVVVPGTRRKDGKFAEKHDISIYSPVIIKYRDEKTNSSTNLEELLR, encoded by the coding sequence ATGACAGGTGATCTCAGGGAAAAGATCGAACATCTTTCAAAGTTGAAATCTTCAGATTATCCCCAAGATGCGATTGATACTTTTATAGAATTCAGGGATCTGCTCGGACAAGGAAAAATCCGCGCGGCAGAACCTATTAATGGTGAATGGAAAGTCAATATCTGGGTAAAAAAAGGGATATTATTAGGATTCAGCCTTGGAAAATTAATTGACTATTCTCTGAACAAGAGTTTTCGCTATTTTGACAAAGATACTTACCCCTTAAAAAATATATCAGTTGACGACGAAATCCGCATAGTTCCGGGGGGAACCTCAATCAGGGAAGGTGCCTATGTTGCAAAAGGGGTCGTTATTATGCCTCCCGCATATGTGAACGTCGGCGCTTACGTTGATGAAGATACGATGATAGATTCGCACGCTCTTGTGGGCTCATGCGCTCAGGTAGGAATGAACGTCCATATCAGCGCGGCCACACAGGTCGGAGGCGTACTTGAGCCTGTCGGCAGTTTGCCTGTTATAATTGAGGATAACGTCCTTCTCGGCGGAAACACTGGAATCTACGAGGGTACCATAGTTCGCTCGGGCGCTGTTATTGCCTCAGGAACAATACTGACTTCAGGTACGAAAATATACGACCTTGTGAACGAAAACGTTATTTCACTGAATGCGGAAGGTATAATTGAAATTCCGAAAAACGCTGTCGTTGTTCCGGGAACACGCAGGAAAGATGGAAAATTCGCAGAGAAACATGATATTTCAATATACTCTCCCGTCATTATAAAATATCGCGATGAGAAAACTAATAGCAGTACAAACTTGGAAGAGCTGTTGAGATAA
- the egtD gene encoding L-histidine N(alpha)-methyltransferase: protein MSLSVNLIERLVVSDPFDDMWREVKNGLTSIPKMLNPKYFYDERGSQLFDDITRLPEYYPTRTETAILRSESENLIEKYRPEALFELGSGSATKTQILLDEMERKGLLKGIGLFDINEEFLGQSATGFQEKYPQSTVRGYVGDFTKEFRFEGLGFFPTLYIFLGSTIGNMSQIESEKFLGRVADKMGDDDLFLLGVDLIKDENILHAAYNDSQAVTAEFNKNILSVINKKLNGDFNPNLFEHEAIYNSDEGRIEMYLVSLVEQEINLQGIDLKVNLSTGEKICTEISRKYTREKVESLLNSAGMEIAEWLTDEKSFFAVALARLGSA, encoded by the coding sequence ATGAGTCTATCTGTTAACTTAATAGAACGTTTAGTTGTTTCAGACCCGTTTGACGATATGTGGAGAGAGGTCAAGAACGGTCTCACCTCAATCCCGAAGATGCTGAATCCGAAATATTTTTACGATGAAAGAGGCTCGCAACTCTTTGACGATATTACAAGGCTGCCTGAGTATTATCCTACAAGGACAGAGACAGCAATACTTCGCTCTGAATCTGAAAATCTCATAGAGAAGTATCGTCCCGAAGCGCTATTCGAGCTTGGGAGCGGCTCTGCTACCAAAACACAAATATTGCTCGATGAGATGGAGAGGAAAGGGTTATTAAAGGGGATAGGCTTATTTGATATAAACGAAGAATTTCTTGGTCAAAGCGCGACCGGATTTCAAGAGAAGTATCCGCAGTCAACGGTTCGAGGTTACGTAGGTGATTTCACTAAGGAATTCAGATTTGAGGGATTAGGTTTTTTCCCCACTCTCTATATTTTTCTGGGTTCTACAATAGGAAATATGAGTCAGATAGAAAGCGAAAAATTCCTCGGCAGAGTTGCGGATAAAATGGGTGATGACGACCTGTTTTTACTTGGTGTGGATTTGATAAAAGACGAAAATATATTGCACGCCGCATATAATGACTCGCAAGCTGTTACCGCTGAGTTTAACAAAAATATACTATCGGTCATTAATAAAAAATTAAACGGTGATTTTAATCCAAACCTGTTTGAGCATGAAGCTATATACAATTCGGATGAGGGAAGAATCGAGATGTATCTTGTGTCATTGGTGGAGCAAGAAATAAATCTTCAGGGAATTGACCTGAAAGTGAATCTGTCAACAGGCGAAAAAATCTGTACCGAGATCAGTAGAAAATACACCCGTGAAAAAGTTGAGTCACTGCTTAATTCCGCCGGGATGGAGATAGCGGAATGGCTGACGGATGAAAAATCCTTTTTCGCTGTCGCGCTTGCCCGGCTTGGTTCTGCTTGA
- a CDS encoding class II glutamine amidotransferase yields the protein MCRIAAYMGEEIKLEDLVLKFPHNLIVQSYASKELLSGNVNLDGFGCGWYNRKVESNPAQYATLLPLWSDNRFPTIAKAVTSSVIIAAVRNATPPFPNELSAVQPYASGKYMFVHNGFIKVYDKFRRKMENDLPEDYFNRIPNRTDSAIIFSVFMWKLSDVQESESPVREALLKTLEWLKDYSSDSDFTSNLNIGISDGENLTFIRHEIKGACNSLYYNSSHKNFPNGVFIASEALDDDTGWKTVPENSMIEIILGEEPKLSDLK from the coding sequence ATGTGCAGAATAGCGGCATATATGGGAGAAGAAATAAAGTTAGAGGATTTAGTGCTGAAATTTCCTCATAACCTAATTGTTCAAAGTTATGCCTCCAAAGAGCTGCTATCGGGTAACGTGAATCTTGATGGGTTCGGATGCGGCTGGTATAATCGAAAGGTAGAGAGCAATCCCGCACAATACGCAACTTTATTGCCTTTGTGGTCAGATAATCGTTTTCCCACTATCGCAAAAGCGGTAACCTCAAGTGTCATTATTGCCGCCGTCAGAAATGCAACGCCGCCATTTCCAAATGAACTATCCGCCGTTCAACCGTATGCTTCCGGAAAGTATATGTTTGTTCACAACGGGTTTATCAAAGTTTATGATAAGTTCAGACGAAAGATGGAAAACGACCTTCCTGAGGATTACTTCAACAGGATACCGAATAGAACGGACAGCGCAATTATATTCTCTGTTTTTATGTGGAAATTATCAGATGTTCAAGAAAGTGAGTCACCGGTACGGGAGGCATTATTAAAAACGCTTGAATGGCTAAAGGATTATAGTTCTGATTCTGATTTTACTTCAAATCTGAACATTGGAATTTCCGATGGAGAAAATCTTACGTTTATTCGTCACGAAATAAAAGGTGCGTGTAATTCGTTATATTATAATTCGTCGCATAAAAATTTCCCAAATGGGGTTTTTATCGCGTCTGAGGCGCTTGACGACGATACCGGCTGGAAAACGGTCCCCGAAAACAGTATGATTGAAATTATACTTGGAGAAGAACCAAAATTGAGTGATTTGAAATGA